In the Limanda limanda chromosome 10, fLimLim1.1, whole genome shotgun sequence genome, one interval contains:
- the ccnjl gene encoding cyclin-J-like protein isoform X1, giving the protein MGKMERELQWWKGQLAADIHQSLRIKELKLPVYRAHSPQIGMRRYFADLLAILSNRYQLCPTARHLAVYLLDLFMDHYDVAVKQLYVIALSCLLLASKFEEKEDRVPKLEQLNSLGFMCSLNLVLNKKDLIKMELLLLETFGWNLCMPTPAHFIDYYLHASVQEGDLYNGWPLSSLSKTKAFMDKYTHYFLEVSLQDHAFLSFRPSQVASACVAASRICLQISPSWTTALHLLTGYTWDHLTQCIELMLLAHDNDVKEANKTKSTPPHRPSSLQTQPQISHLSPVSAIQRPTSSSSSTSSTPQLLFQPDGFPHLSQHSPSLSHLQALADSQALGPIGTMSQDFLQTHRMGLLSGVPSLTPGSGFASYPSLTAGLQPVTRALPLQAPISVQMALAGEPRHCLSMAYSGGYLGAHHTFAAGCFDR; this is encoded by the exons gAGCTGAAGCTGCCGGTGTACCGGGCTCACTCGCCGCAGATTGGCATGCGACGGTACTTCGCGGACTTGCTGGCCATCCTCAGTAATCGGTATCAGCTATGTCCTACAGCACGCCACCTGGCCGTCTACCTGCTGGACTTGTTCATGGACCACTATGATGTGGCTGTCAAGCAGCTCTATGTGAtcgccctctcctgtctgctccTAGCCA GTAAATTTGAGGAGAAAGAGGACCGGGTTCCCAAACTGGAGCAGCTGAACTCTCTGGGTTTCATGTGCAGCCTGAACCTGGTTCTTAACAAGAAGGATCTGATCAAGAtggagctcctgctgctggagacctTTGGCTGGAATCTGTGCATGCCCACACCCGCCCACTTTATTGACTACTACCTCCATGCCTCTGTGCAGGAGGGCGACCTGTACAACGGCTGGCCCCTATCCTCCCTCTCCAAAACCAAGGCTTTCATGGACAAATACACTCATTACTTTCTGGAAGTCTCACTGCAAG ATCACGCCTTCCTGAGTTTCCGACCATCTCAGGTCGCTTCTGCGTGTGTGGCAGCCTCTCGCATTTGTCTGCAGATTTCCCCAAGCTGGACGACAGCTCTGCATCTGCTAACAGGCTACACCTGGGACCACCTCACCCAGTGCATTGAACTTATGCTGCT TGCTCATGACAACGACGTAAAGGAGGCCAACAAAACCAAATCCACTCCTCCTCACCGTCCCTCCTCCCTGCAGACTCAGCCCCAgatctctcacctctctccagTGTCAGCCATCCAGAGACCgacctcctcctcgtcctccacctcttccacaCCACAGCTGCTCTTTCAACCTGATGGCTTCCCGCACCTCTCCCAGCATTCCCCGTCCCTATCCCATCTGCAAGCGCTCGCTGACTCTCAGGCTCTGGGGCCCATCGGGACCATGTCTCAGGATTTCCTTCAGACCCACAGGATGGGTTTGTTATCTGGGGttccctccctgactcctggGAGTGGGTTCGCCTCTTACCCAAGCCTGACCGCAGGTCTTCAGCCGGTAACACGTGCTCTGCCGCTCCAGGCCCCGATTTCTGTACAGATGGCTCTAGCAGGTGAGCCACGGCACTGTCTGAGTATGGCCTACAGCGGGGGCTACCTGGGGGCTCATCACACCTTTGCAGCCGGCTGCTTTGACAGGTGA
- the ccnjl gene encoding cyclin-J-like protein isoform X2: protein MERELQWWKGQLAADIHQSLRIKELKLPVYRAHSPQIGMRRYFADLLAILSNRYQLCPTARHLAVYLLDLFMDHYDVAVKQLYVIALSCLLLASKFEEKEDRVPKLEQLNSLGFMCSLNLVLNKKDLIKMELLLLETFGWNLCMPTPAHFIDYYLHASVQEGDLYNGWPLSSLSKTKAFMDKYTHYFLEVSLQDHAFLSFRPSQVASACVAASRICLQISPSWTTALHLLTGYTWDHLTQCIELMLLAHDNDVKEANKTKSTPPHPPQLLFQPDGFPHLSQHSPSLSHLQALADSQALGPIGTMSQDFLQTHRMGLLSGVPSLTPGSGFASYPSLTAGLQPVTRALPLQAPISVQMALAGEPRHCLSMAYSGGYLGAHHTFAAGCFDR, encoded by the exons gAGCTGAAGCTGCCGGTGTACCGGGCTCACTCGCCGCAGATTGGCATGCGACGGTACTTCGCGGACTTGCTGGCCATCCTCAGTAATCGGTATCAGCTATGTCCTACAGCACGCCACCTGGCCGTCTACCTGCTGGACTTGTTCATGGACCACTATGATGTGGCTGTCAAGCAGCTCTATGTGAtcgccctctcctgtctgctccTAGCCA GTAAATTTGAGGAGAAAGAGGACCGGGTTCCCAAACTGGAGCAGCTGAACTCTCTGGGTTTCATGTGCAGCCTGAACCTGGTTCTTAACAAGAAGGATCTGATCAAGAtggagctcctgctgctggagacctTTGGCTGGAATCTGTGCATGCCCACACCCGCCCACTTTATTGACTACTACCTCCATGCCTCTGTGCAGGAGGGCGACCTGTACAACGGCTGGCCCCTATCCTCCCTCTCCAAAACCAAGGCTTTCATGGACAAATACACTCATTACTTTCTGGAAGTCTCACTGCAAG ATCACGCCTTCCTGAGTTTCCGACCATCTCAGGTCGCTTCTGCGTGTGTGGCAGCCTCTCGCATTTGTCTGCAGATTTCCCCAAGCTGGACGACAGCTCTGCATCTGCTAACAGGCTACACCTGGGACCACCTCACCCAGTGCATTGAACTTATGCTGCT TGCTCATGACAACGACGTAAAGGAGGCCAACAAAACCAAATCCACTCCTCCTCACC caCCACAGCTGCTCTTTCAACCTGATGGCTTCCCGCACCTCTCCCAGCATTCCCCGTCCCTATCCCATCTGCAAGCGCTCGCTGACTCTCAGGCTCTGGGGCCCATCGGGACCATGTCTCAGGATTTCCTTCAGACCCACAGGATGGGTTTGTTATCTGGGGttccctccctgactcctggGAGTGGGTTCGCCTCTTACCCAAGCCTGACCGCAGGTCTTCAGCCGGTAACACGTGCTCTGCCGCTCCAGGCCCCGATTTCTGTACAGATGGCTCTAGCAGGTGAGCCACGGCACTGTCTGAGTATGGCCTACAGCGGGGGCTACCTGGGGGCTCATCACACCTTTGCAGCCGGCTGCTTTGACAGGTGA